Proteins encoded within one genomic window of Flavobacterium gilvum:
- the menA gene encoding 1,4-dihydroxy-2-naphthoate octaprenyltransferase yields MKHWIEAARLRTLPLSVSGIIVGSMYALANPTNEILTPTDVFNWEIFAFALLTTLGLQVLSNFANDYGDGIKGTDNEDRVGPKRAIQSGVITPQAMKKALVITSILTLASAIFLIYVAFGESNLVYSLFYLALGIMAIASAIRYTVGTSAYGYRGYGDIFVFGFFGLVSTLGVNFLYSKQLDFVLVLPAIAIGLLSVGVLNLNNMRDQASDAKSGKNTVVVKIGADAAKKYHYFLIISAMVAVIVFAILSDFRFDQYLFLLAYIPLTKHLVTVSKNQDPKLLDPELKKVALSTFLLSILLSICMISLISDIFVNVFLGGR; encoded by the coding sequence ATGAAACACTGGATTGAAGCAGCAAGATTAAGAACATTACCATTATCCGTTTCGGGAATTATAGTAGGAAGTATGTATGCATTGGCAAACCCTACCAACGAAATATTGACACCAACAGACGTTTTTAATTGGGAAATATTTGCTTTTGCGTTATTAACGACTTTGGGCTTGCAGGTACTTTCAAATTTCGCAAATGATTACGGCGATGGGATCAAAGGAACGGATAACGAAGATAGAGTAGGACCAAAACGGGCCATTCAAAGTGGAGTAATTACGCCACAAGCCATGAAAAAAGCTCTGGTAATTACTTCAATATTAACTCTGGCTTCTGCAATATTCCTTATTTATGTAGCTTTTGGAGAAAGCAATCTTGTGTATTCCTTGTTCTATTTGGCGTTGGGAATTATGGCAATCGCTTCGGCAATTCGGTATACAGTTGGAACTTCTGCATACGGGTATCGTGGATATGGCGATATTTTTGTTTTCGGATTTTTCGGATTGGTAAGTACTTTGGGAGTTAATTTTTTGTATTCAAAACAATTGGATTTTGTGCTTGTTTTGCCAGCAATCGCCATTGGATTATTGAGTGTTGGAGTTTTGAATTTGAACAACATGCGTGATCAGGCTTCGGATGCCAAATCAGGGAAGAATACAGTCGTGGTAAAAATTGGCGCCGATGCAGCCAAAAAATATCATTATTTCCTAATTATTTCAGCTATGGTTGCTGTGATTGTTTTTGCCATATTGAGTGATTTTCGTTTTGATCAATATTTGTTTTTATTGGCATATATTCCGTTGACAAAACATTTAGTAACGGTTTCTAAAAATCAAGATCCCAAATTGCTTGATCCCGAATTAAAGAAAGTGGCATTGAGCACATTTTTACTTTCGATATTATTGTCTATATGCATGATTTCATTGATTTCAGACATTTTTGTGAATGTTTTCCTTGGGGGAAGGTAA
- a CDS encoding metal-dependent hydrolase yields the protein MKITFYGHSSLGIEVSGKSILVDPYISANPKASHIDINTLKADFILLTHAHGDHVVDVETIAKSTGALIVSNYEIATYYGNKGFQSHPMNHGGSWDFDFGKLKYVSSIHSSSFPDGTYGGNPGGFVIEGEHKNIYIAGDTALTMDMKLIPMRTKLDLAIFPIGGNFTMDVDDAIIASDFVECDKILGCHYDTFGYIEINHEQAIKKFFDKGKDLMLLEIGSFIEL from the coding sequence ATGAAAATAACATTCTACGGCCATTCTTCTTTGGGAATAGAAGTCAGTGGTAAAAGCATATTGGTCGATCCCTATATTTCGGCCAATCCAAAAGCGTCTCACATTGATATTAATACGCTTAAAGCCGATTTTATTCTGTTGACGCATGCTCACGGCGATCATGTTGTCGATGTTGAAACCATTGCCAAAAGTACCGGAGCCTTAATTGTTTCCAATTATGAAATTGCAACTTACTATGGAAACAAAGGATTTCAATCGCATCCTATGAATCATGGAGGTAGTTGGGATTTTGACTTTGGGAAATTGAAATATGTAAGCTCCATTCACTCGAGTTCTTTTCCAGACGGCACTTACGGAGGAAATCCCGGTGGTTTTGTGATAGAAGGCGAACACAAAAACATTTACATTGCTGGAGATACCGCTCTTACAATGGATATGAAACTCATCCCGATGCGAACCAAGTTGGATTTAGCTATTTTTCCAATCGGGGGTAATTTTACTATGGATGTGGATGATGCTATAATCGCTTCTGATTTTGTTGAATGCGATAAGATTTTAGGATGTCACTACGACACATTTGGTTACATCGAAATCAATCACGAACAAGCCATAAAGAAATTTTTTGATAAAGGAAAAGATTTAATGTTACTTGAAATAGGTAGTTTCATCGAATTATAA
- a CDS encoding tetratricopeptide repeat protein, whose protein sequence is MTKRLFLFITFLFTSLVFSQQDGYWDKNRSTTKEIIVSARDRIVVKTEDLPIGTTEVVYRITLLDENQQLASSLVSVLKSIPDPTGISQGSAGAVFVLSKISGDDKCKYAIFSTENLASEYKDSGETKGSCVVQDEPVSKDAKRLSVDKSSCLNGNSSALWFGFESKNWIMKQKIVLEVVPWVDNKLSRGWSIENRKAIIDQCKTSTMAQKMTNSDIFCVCVLEKIQAKYKFQEFQKLLAIERSKVFKDAGDSCFGETSVPSSVYSDLRKEASLLMKKGKYGEAISKLAVIINDGKATISDYNSIGSSYLLTKQYGKALRYLKDGEKLDNTELLVQLNLAHAYLLSDNYKEAKKIYKKYQNQNVTDSLSWVQKTEQDFKDFQKVGIQNEDFQRVLKLLKE, encoded by the coding sequence ATGACCAAAAGGCTTTTTTTATTTATTACATTTCTTTTTACTTCGCTCGTTTTCTCACAACAAGATGGTTATTGGGACAAAAACAGGTCTACAACAAAAGAAATTATAGTTTCAGCAAGAGATCGAATTGTTGTAAAAACAGAAGATTTGCCAATAGGAACTACTGAAGTAGTATATAGAATTACGCTGCTGGATGAAAACCAACAACTTGCAAGCAGTTTGGTTTCGGTTCTAAAATCAATTCCGGATCCAACTGGAATCAGTCAGGGGTCTGCAGGAGCAGTTTTTGTTTTGTCAAAAATATCCGGTGACGACAAATGTAAATACGCAATTTTTTCAACTGAAAATTTAGCTTCAGAGTACAAGGATTCTGGCGAAACAAAAGGATCTTGTGTGGTTCAGGATGAGCCTGTTAGTAAAGATGCCAAGCGTCTTTCTGTAGACAAATCAAGTTGTCTTAATGGAAATTCGTCTGCTTTATGGTTTGGTTTTGAAAGCAAAAACTGGATTATGAAGCAAAAAATCGTTTTGGAAGTCGTTCCCTGGGTTGATAATAAATTAAGTCGTGGATGGAGCATCGAAAATAGAAAAGCGATTATTGACCAATGCAAAACATCTACGATGGCTCAAAAAATGACTAACTCAGATATTTTTTGTGTATGTGTGTTGGAAAAAATTCAAGCCAAATATAAATTCCAGGAATTTCAAAAGCTGTTGGCGATAGAGCGTTCCAAGGTTTTTAAAGATGCTGGTGATAGTTGTTTTGGTGAAACAAGCGTTCCGAGCTCAGTTTATAGTGACCTGCGTAAAGAAGCCTCACTTTTGATGAAAAAGGGTAAATACGGTGAGGCAATTAGCAAATTGGCTGTAATTATAAATGACGGCAAAGCCACTATTTCGGATTATAACTCAATTGGGAGCAGTTATTTATTGACCAAACAATATGGTAAAGCCTTAAGGTATTTGAAAGATGGCGAAAAACTAGATAATACGGAGTTGTTGGTTCAACTGAATTTAGCACACGCTTATTTACTGAGCGATAATTATAAAGAAGCCAAAAAAATCTATAAAAAATATCAAAATCAAAACGTAACGGATTCTTTAAGTTGGGTTCAAAAAACCGAACAGGATTTTAAAGATTTCCAAAAAGTTGGAATTCAAAATGAAGATTTTCAGCGAGTTTTGAAGTTATTAAAAGAATAG
- a CDS encoding o-succinylbenzoate synthase, with translation MQATYHKYILNFKRPSGTSRGVMTEKETWFIVLEQNGKKGIGECGILRGLSIDDRLDYEEKLQWVCANIRLGKDQLWEKLLEFPSIQFGIEMAFLSLASKTPFLLFPSEFTNGTKSIEINGLVWMGNEAFMKQQIEEKLAGGFRCVKLKIGAIDFDKELQLLRFIRQHFTPEQVEIRVDANGAFDLNEALYKLHQLSEFKLHSIEQPIKKNQPDSMSELCKTTPFPIALDEELIGVFTLKEKEELLLKIKPQYVILKPSFVGGFRGTQEWISLAEKHNIGWWITSALESNIGLNAISQWTFTLNNPMPQGLGTGALYTNNFDCPLLVSKGQLWYSKELKWDFDIDNF, from the coding sequence ATGCAAGCAACCTATCACAAATATATCCTAAACTTCAAACGCCCATCCGGTACTTCCCGTGGTGTTATGACCGAAAAAGAAACCTGGTTTATCGTTTTGGAACAAAACGGTAAAAAGGGAATAGGCGAATGCGGAATCCTAAGAGGTTTAAGTATTGATGACCGTCTCGATTATGAAGAAAAATTACAATGGGTTTGCGCAAATATTCGTCTTGGGAAAGATCAACTTTGGGAAAAATTATTGGAATTTCCTTCAATTCAGTTTGGAATCGAAATGGCTTTTTTGTCTTTGGCTAGCAAAACTCCTTTTTTGCTTTTTCCTTCCGAGTTCACAAACGGAACAAAATCAATCGAAATAAATGGATTGGTTTGGATGGGAAATGAGGCTTTTATGAAGCAACAAATTGAGGAGAAATTAGCGGGTGGTTTCCGATGCGTAAAACTCAAAATTGGCGCTATAGATTTTGATAAAGAACTGCAATTATTGCGCTTTATTAGGCAACATTTTACTCCCGAACAAGTCGAAATAAGAGTCGATGCAAACGGTGCTTTTGATTTAAATGAAGCTTTATATAAATTACATCAACTATCTGAATTTAAATTACATAGCATTGAGCAGCCTATTAAAAAAAATCAACCTGACAGTATGTCAGAGTTATGTAAAACGACTCCTTTTCCTATTGCCTTGGATGAAGAATTGATAGGGGTGTTTACACTCAAAGAGAAAGAAGAATTGTTGCTTAAAATCAAGCCACAATACGTCATTTTGAAGCCAAGTTTTGTGGGTGGATTTCGAGGTACTCAAGAGTGGATTTCCTTAGCTGAAAAACACAATATTGGTTGGTGGATTACTTCGGCCTTAGAAAGTAATATCGGGTTGAATGCGATTTCGCAGTGGACTTTTACACTCAATAATCCAATGCCTCAAGGATTAGGAACTGGTGCTTTATATACCAATAATTTTGATTGCCCTTTGCTTGTTTCAAAAGGGCAGTTGTGGTACAGCAAGGAGCTGAAATGGGATTTTGATATTGATAATTTTTGA